In Zea mays cultivar B73 chromosome 7, Zm-B73-REFERENCE-NAM-5.0, whole genome shotgun sequence, the following proteins share a genomic window:
- the LOC103649859 gene encoding uncharacterized protein isoform X1 gives MFISALIRSETQSLISIFLSHTNSCAPVTTRPPLLGITFTFPSRMSLYTLVRTTHHFLALQLRGRDATNTYWILMTEMVSSMVVQETVSQILSGLVHSYEGKEDSNPNDNLERLEMAHIKLEAALETCSKWHVTDLSLLRWRKKLKRAAKECDDTLYKYKKMILEDEQMEQEVRNSYFPRRIAHATKSFIFSGFGRNSFESSRSAVRRFEWFADSASELLRFIELGGTPCCHMPFNSFAKHLFAGKELQHKIVHGNEYPSLLLWLVPFVTEEHGIEACLVFIKKDRNTLEDEFFFSVILQLSESTDIVGTAVKCLQLFPHHFQPTVDTIKKELTQLSTQDFSWVPYVDLWHRRHWDNLLRFSTQWFRPDPLCCKQHDQQHRLQYSNLGTVDASLDSIIEVNMQCQISLPEYNKQRAALSECKYSLRDYQKLKAGFLFTPHGPSENMLPADTSSMVAPPIFRRGQHCEDTDNITLEQLKEIMLPKAIDYFRQNTEATVYQILWKAIHGTAYIHFGKPTSRGARKRKLVQPKDQDVQHRTRMISHLLDLWAAHAPVRLRGFILDWIQKEKESQLAAPVHHCS, from the exons ATGTTCATTTCGGCATTAATTAGGTCAGAAACACAGTCACTCATCAGTATTTTTCTTTCACACACCAACTCATGTGCACCGGTCACTACCAGACCCCCGTTGTTGGGCATCACATTCACATTTCCCTCAAGAATGTCTTTATATACACTTGTGAGAACTACTCATCACTTCCTTGCACTTCAGTTGAGG GGAAGGGATGCTACAAATACTTATTGGATCCTAATGACCGAGATGGTCAGTTCTATGGTTGTCCAGGAGACAGTTAGCCAAATTCTATCCGGTCTGGTTCACAGCTACGAGGGCAAAGAAGACTCAAATCCAAATGATAACTTGGAGAGGCTTGAGATGGCGCATATCAAGCTGGAGGCAGCTCTTGAAACATGCAGCAAGTGGCACGTCACTGATTTGTCATTGCTGCGTTGGCGCAAGAAGCTGAAGCGAGCTGCTAAAGAGTGTGATGACACGCTATACAAATACAAGAAGATGATCCTCGAAGATGAGCAGATGGAACAGGAGGTTAGGAATTCCTACTTTCCAAGACGAATAGCACATGCTACCAAATCCTTTATTTTCTCTGGCTTTGGCCGCAACAGCTTTGAGTCCAGCAGATCTGCTGTTAGAAGATTTGAGTGGTTTGCAGACAGTGCTAGTGAGCTTCTGAGATTCATAGAGCTTGGTGGCACACCTTGCTGTCACATGCCATTCAACTCTTTTGCCAAGCACCTTTTTGCAGGCAAGGAACTACAACATAAAATTGTTCACGGAAACGAGTACCCATCGCTTCTACTATGGTTGGTGCCCTTTGTTACGGAAGAGCACGGAATAGAAGCGTGCCTGGTATTTATCAAGAAAGACAGAAATACGCTGGAGGATGAGTTTTTCTTTAGTGTAATACTGCAGCTTTCAGAAAGTACAGACATAGTTGGGACCGCAGTTAAGTGCTTGCAGTTGTTCCCCCACCATTTTCAGCCCACAGTTGATACTATCAAGAAAGAACTTACTCAGCTGAGTACACAGGACTTTTCATGGGTGCCATATGTTGATCTATGGCACAGAAGACACTGGGACAATCTCCTTAGGTTTAGCACTCAATGGTTTCGCCCAGATCCATTGTGTTGCAAGCAGCATGATCAGCAGCATAGGCTTCAGTATAGTAACCTAGGCACAGTTGATGCTTCCCTGGATTCAATTATTGAAGTAAATATGCAGTGTCAGATCTCGCTACCGGAGTACAACAAGCAACGGGCCGCACTGTCTGAATGCAAATATTCTCTGCGTGACTATCAGAAGCTGAAAGCTGGATTCCTCTTTACTCCCCATGGTCCTTCGGAAAACATGCTACCTGCAGATACAAGTTCTATGGTGGCGCCGCCGATCTTCAGGAGGGGACAACATTGCGAGGATACTGATAATATTACCTTGGAACAACTGAAAGAGATCATGCTGCCAAAGGCGATAGATTACTTCCGACAGAACACTGAAGCGACAGTCTACCAAATACTTTGGAAGGCTATACATGGCACTGCGTACATTCATTTTGGGAAGCCAACTTCTAGGGGAGCTAGGAAAAGAAAACTAGTCCAACCAAAGGATCAGGATGTGCAGCATCGGACGCGTATGATCTCTCACTTGCTCGACTTATGGGCTGCACATGCTCCCGTTAGGCTACGAGGCTTCATCTTGGACTGGATTCAGAAAGAAAAGGAAAGTCAGTTAGCAGCACCAGTGCACCACTGTTCCTGA
- the LOC103649859 gene encoding uncharacterized protein isoform X2, which translates to MTEMVSSMVVQETVSQILSGLVHSYEGKEDSNPNDNLERLEMAHIKLEAALETCSKWHVTDLSLLRWRKKLKRAAKECDDTLYKYKKMILEDEQMEQEVRNSYFPRRIAHATKSFIFSGFGRNSFESSRSAVRRFEWFADSASELLRFIELGGTPCCHMPFNSFAKHLFAGKELQHKIVHGNEYPSLLLWLVPFVTEEHGIEACLVFIKKDRNTLEDEFFFSVILQLSESTDIVGTAVKCLQLFPHHFQPTVDTIKKELTQLSTQDFSWVPYVDLWHRRHWDNLLRFSTQWFRPDPLCCKQHDQQHRLQYSNLGTVDASLDSIIEVNMQCQISLPEYNKQRAALSECKYSLRDYQKLKAGFLFTPHGPSENMLPADTSSMVAPPIFRRGQHCEDTDNITLEQLKEIMLPKAIDYFRQNTEATVYQILWKAIHGTAYIHFGKPTSRGARKRKLVQPKDQDVQHRTRMISHLLDLWAAHAPVRLRGFILDWIQKEKESQLAAPVHHCS; encoded by the coding sequence ATGACCGAGATGGTCAGTTCTATGGTTGTCCAGGAGACAGTTAGCCAAATTCTATCCGGTCTGGTTCACAGCTACGAGGGCAAAGAAGACTCAAATCCAAATGATAACTTGGAGAGGCTTGAGATGGCGCATATCAAGCTGGAGGCAGCTCTTGAAACATGCAGCAAGTGGCACGTCACTGATTTGTCATTGCTGCGTTGGCGCAAGAAGCTGAAGCGAGCTGCTAAAGAGTGTGATGACACGCTATACAAATACAAGAAGATGATCCTCGAAGATGAGCAGATGGAACAGGAGGTTAGGAATTCCTACTTTCCAAGACGAATAGCACATGCTACCAAATCCTTTATTTTCTCTGGCTTTGGCCGCAACAGCTTTGAGTCCAGCAGATCTGCTGTTAGAAGATTTGAGTGGTTTGCAGACAGTGCTAGTGAGCTTCTGAGATTCATAGAGCTTGGTGGCACACCTTGCTGTCACATGCCATTCAACTCTTTTGCCAAGCACCTTTTTGCAGGCAAGGAACTACAACATAAAATTGTTCACGGAAACGAGTACCCATCGCTTCTACTATGGTTGGTGCCCTTTGTTACGGAAGAGCACGGAATAGAAGCGTGCCTGGTATTTATCAAGAAAGACAGAAATACGCTGGAGGATGAGTTTTTCTTTAGTGTAATACTGCAGCTTTCAGAAAGTACAGACATAGTTGGGACCGCAGTTAAGTGCTTGCAGTTGTTCCCCCACCATTTTCAGCCCACAGTTGATACTATCAAGAAAGAACTTACTCAGCTGAGTACACAGGACTTTTCATGGGTGCCATATGTTGATCTATGGCACAGAAGACACTGGGACAATCTCCTTAGGTTTAGCACTCAATGGTTTCGCCCAGATCCATTGTGTTGCAAGCAGCATGATCAGCAGCATAGGCTTCAGTATAGTAACCTAGGCACAGTTGATGCTTCCCTGGATTCAATTATTGAAGTAAATATGCAGTGTCAGATCTCGCTACCGGAGTACAACAAGCAACGGGCCGCACTGTCTGAATGCAAATATTCTCTGCGTGACTATCAGAAGCTGAAAGCTGGATTCCTCTTTACTCCCCATGGTCCTTCGGAAAACATGCTACCTGCAGATACAAGTTCTATGGTGGCGCCGCCGATCTTCAGGAGGGGACAACATTGCGAGGATACTGATAATATTACCTTGGAACAACTGAAAGAGATCATGCTGCCAAAGGCGATAGATTACTTCCGACAGAACACTGAAGCGACAGTCTACCAAATACTTTGGAAGGCTATACATGGCACTGCGTACATTCATTTTGGGAAGCCAACTTCTAGGGGAGCTAGGAAAAGAAAACTAGTCCAACCAAAGGATCAGGATGTGCAGCATCGGACGCGTATGATCTCTCACTTGCTCGACTTATGGGCTGCACATGCTCCCGTTAGGCTACGAGGCTTCATCTTGGACTGGATTCAGAAAGAAAAGGAAAGTCAGTTAGCAGCACCAGTGCACCACTGTTCCTGA